The following coding sequences are from one Streptomyces venezuelae window:
- the map gene encoding type I methionyl aminopeptidase, which translates to MVELKTAESIDAMREAGRIVAQALTAAREAAAVGVSLLDLDAVAHDVLREAGASSPFLGYRPHFAPTPFPAVLCASVNDAIVHGIPTSYRLRDGDLVSLDCGAELGGWAGDSAISFTVGTPRPEDERLIRTAERALEAGIAAAVVGNRIGDIAHAIGTVCRTEGYGIPEGFGGHGIGRRMHEDPGVPNEGRPGRGMPLRPGMALAIEPMVIAGGGDGYHPAPDGWTLRTNDGSRAAHAEHSVAITEDGPRILTAL; encoded by the coding sequence ATGGTGGAACTCAAGACAGCAGAATCGATCGACGCGATGCGCGAAGCGGGCCGCATCGTCGCGCAAGCGCTCACCGCCGCCCGCGAGGCCGCGGCCGTGGGCGTCTCCCTGCTCGACCTGGACGCGGTCGCCCACGACGTCCTGCGCGAGGCAGGCGCCTCCTCCCCCTTCCTCGGTTACCGCCCGCACTTCGCCCCGACCCCGTTCCCCGCCGTCCTGTGCGCCTCCGTCAACGACGCGATCGTCCACGGCATCCCGACCTCCTACCGGCTGCGCGACGGCGACCTCGTCTCCCTCGACTGCGGCGCCGAACTCGGGGGCTGGGCCGGCGACTCGGCCATCAGCTTCACCGTCGGCACCCCGCGCCCCGAGGACGAGCGCCTGATCCGGACGGCGGAGCGCGCGCTGGAGGCGGGCATCGCGGCGGCGGTCGTCGGCAACCGCATCGGCGACATCGCGCACGCCATCGGCACCGTCTGCCGCACGGAGGGGTACGGCATCCCGGAGGGCTTCGGCGGCCACGGCATCGGCCGCCGCATGCACGAGGACCCGGGCGTCCCGAACGAGGGCCGCCCCGGCCGCGGCATGCCCCTGCGCCCCGGTATGGCCCTCGCCATCGAGCCGATGGTGATCGCAGGCGGCGGCGACGGCTACCACCCCGCCCCGGACGGCTGGACGCTCCGCACGAACGACGGCAGCCGCGCGGCGCACGCGGAGCACTCCGTCGCGATCACCGAGGACGGCCCCAGGATCCTCACCGCACTGTGA
- a CDS encoding alpha/beta fold hydrolase: protein MRAPHPHRALRTTTVGAVSATLVAGAALGLAPAAQAAPAAAPRAAGSAASADTDVRFVDIPGDGGTILKANVFTPQGAKAGDGRKYPSIVLPTSWAMPQIEYVAQAQKLADSGYVVVSYNSRGFWQSGGEIETAGPKDIADASKVIDWTLANTPADPEKVGMAGVSYGAGISLLAAGHDKRVKAVAALSGWADLIDSIYSGRTQHAQAAALLGGAGALTGRPSAELQQTLKDFLGSDLDKEDEMIAWGAKRSPVTHLDRINDNGAAIMLGNAWGDTLFPPNQYAEFYERLTGPKRLEFRPGDHATAEATGLLGLPNDTWTSTRRWFDHYLKGADNGIDKEQPVQLKSRSTGGYEGYPDWKSVGPTRKKIDMAGSTTIRTNVDSGANGGIAILSNALDQFLKIPPTASVPLLPRRYTGVWQSERYTSVQRVRGTAKLHTTLSSTKESGTLVAYLYDVGPLGLGKLVSNAPYTFHGKTPGKPFGVDLELFSTAYDVPAGHRLALVVDTVDPLYIEHNPSGAQLTFSSPAADPSYVSVPLREQ from the coding sequence GTGAGAGCTCCGCACCCCCACCGGGCCCTGCGCACGACCACCGTCGGTGCCGTCTCCGCGACCCTCGTCGCCGGCGCCGCCCTCGGTCTCGCGCCCGCGGCGCAGGCGGCACCGGCCGCCGCGCCGCGAGCCGCGGGTTCCGCCGCCTCCGCCGACACCGACGTCCGCTTCGTCGACATCCCCGGCGACGGCGGCACGATCCTCAAGGCCAACGTCTTCACCCCCCAGGGCGCGAAGGCGGGCGACGGCAGGAAGTACCCGTCCATCGTGCTGCCCACCAGCTGGGCCATGCCCCAGATCGAGTACGTCGCCCAGGCCCAGAAGCTCGCGGACTCCGGGTACGTCGTGGTCAGTTACAACTCGCGCGGCTTCTGGCAGTCCGGCGGCGAGATCGAGACCGCGGGCCCGAAGGACATCGCCGACGCCTCCAAGGTCATCGACTGGACCCTGGCGAACACCCCCGCCGACCCGGAGAAGGTCGGCATGGCGGGCGTCTCCTACGGCGCGGGCATCAGCCTGCTCGCCGCCGGGCACGACAAGCGGGTCAAGGCCGTCGCCGCCCTCAGCGGCTGGGCCGACCTCATCGACTCGATCTACAGCGGACGCACCCAGCACGCGCAGGCCGCCGCCCTGCTCGGCGGCGCGGGCGCGCTCACCGGCCGCCCCAGCGCCGAGCTCCAGCAGACCCTCAAGGACTTCCTCGGGTCCGATCTGGACAAGGAGGACGAGATGATCGCGTGGGGCGCGAAGCGCTCCCCCGTGACCCACCTCGACCGGATCAACGACAACGGCGCGGCCATCATGCTCGGCAACGCCTGGGGCGACACGCTCTTCCCGCCCAACCAGTACGCCGAGTTCTACGAGCGCCTGACCGGGCCCAAGCGCCTGGAGTTCCGCCCCGGCGACCACGCCACGGCGGAGGCGACCGGCCTCCTCGGCCTGCCCAACGACACCTGGACCTCCACCCGGCGCTGGTTCGACCACTACCTCAAGGGCGCCGACAACGGCATCGACAAGGAACAGCCCGTCCAGCTCAAGTCCCGGTCCACCGGCGGCTACGAGGGCTACCCCGACTGGAAGTCGGTCGGCCCCACCCGCAAGAAGATCGACATGGCGGGCTCGACCACGATCCGCACGAACGTCGACTCGGGCGCCAACGGCGGCATCGCCATCCTGTCCAACGCCCTCGACCAGTTCCTGAAGATCCCGCCGACGGCCTCGGTGCCGCTGCTCCCGCGCCGCTACACGGGCGTCTGGCAGTCGGAGAGGTACACGTCGGTCCAGCGGGTGCGCGGGACCGCGAAGCTGCACACGACGCTCTCCAGCACCAAGGAGAGCGGCACCCTCGTCGCGTACCTCTACGACGTGGGCCCGCTCGGCCTCGGCAAGCTGGTCAGCAACGCGCCGTACACCTTCCACGGCAAGACGCCCGGCAAGCCGTTCGGCGTCGACCTGGAGCTGTTCTCCACGGCCTACGACGTACCGGCAGGGCACAGGCTCGCCCTGGTCGTCGACACGGTCGACCCGCTCTACATCGAGCACAACCCGTCCGGCGCGCAGCTGACCTTCTCCTCACCGGCGGCGGACCCGTCGTACGTGTCCGTCCCCCTGCGCGAGCAGTGA
- a CDS encoding amino acid ABC transporter ATP-binding protein — protein MAVDPLIELRDVNKYYGELHVLQDIDLTVGKGEVVVVIGPSGSGKSTLCRTINRLETIQSGEIRLDGRPLPDEGKALARLRAEVGMVFQSFNLFAHKTVLQNVSLAQIKVRGRKKDEADKRSRELLERVGLSAHAEKYPAQLSGGQQQRVAIARALAMDPKALLFDEPTSALDPEMINEVLEVMQQLAREGMTMVVVTHEMGFARSAANRVVFMADGRIVEDRTPEDFFTRPESERAKDFLSKILKH, from the coding sequence ATGGCCGTCGATCCTTTGATCGAGCTGCGTGATGTGAACAAGTACTACGGAGAGCTGCATGTCCTCCAGGACATCGACCTCACCGTCGGCAAGGGGGAGGTGGTCGTCGTCATCGGCCCTTCGGGGTCGGGCAAGTCGACACTGTGCCGGACCATCAACCGGCTCGAGACGATCCAGTCGGGAGAGATCAGACTCGACGGACGGCCGCTGCCCGACGAGGGGAAGGCGCTCGCGCGGCTCCGCGCCGAGGTCGGCATGGTCTTCCAGTCCTTCAACCTCTTCGCGCACAAGACCGTCCTCCAGAACGTCTCCCTCGCACAGATCAAGGTCCGGGGCCGCAAGAAGGACGAGGCGGACAAGCGTTCCCGCGAACTCCTGGAGCGCGTGGGCCTCTCCGCGCACGCCGAGAAGTACCCGGCGCAGCTCTCCGGAGGCCAGCAGCAGCGCGTGGCCATCGCCCGCGCCCTCGCCATGGACCCCAAGGCCCTCCTCTTCGACGAGCCGACGTCGGCCCTCGACCCCGAGATGATCAACGAGGTCCTCGAAGTCATGCAGCAGCTCGCCCGCGAGGGCATGACGATGGTCGTCGTCACCCACGAGATGGGCTTCGCGCGTTCCGCGGCCAACCGCGTCGTCTTCATGGCCGACGGCCGCATCGTCGAGGACCGGACACCCGAGGACTTCTTCACCCGCCCGGAGAGCGAGCGCGCCAAGGACTTCCTCTCCAAGATCCTCAAGCACTGA
- the ggt gene encoding gamma-glutamyltransferase, with protein sequence MRRAVVRNLTLLAVGGVLVSVGAAAPPSPTRSAEPASPTRSAEPAAPEKTPVAVGHGGAVASVDPDASAAGIEVLRKGGNAVDAAVATAAALGVTEPYSAGVGGGGYFVHYDAKTRKVSTIDGRETAPRTADSGLFLENGKPIPFDQAVTSGLGVGTPGTPATWQSALDAWGSRSLGTLLKPAERLARDGFTVDPTFRSQTEANEKRFRDFPATAKLFLPGGKLPVVGSTFKNPDLARTYEELGSKGVGALYRGDLGKDFVRTVNKPPVDPAADRVVRPGDLSRKDLRAYAVKRQAPTKTSYRGLDVYSMAPSSSGGTTVGEALNILERTDLSKASKAAYLHRYIEASRVAFADRGRWVGDPAFEDVPTQELLSQRFADSRECLIKDTAVLKSPLAPGDPRHPTPCGKGDAAAPTTYEGENTTHLTAADKWGNVVAYTLTIESTGGSGITVPGRGFLLNNELTDFSFAPADPAVHDPNLPGPGKRPRSSISPTIVLKHGKPVVALGSPGGATIVTTVLQTLTGFVDRGLPLVDAIAAPRASQRNAAQTELEPGLWNSPLKGSLEAIGHSFKQNPEIGAATGVQRLPGGKWLAAAEKVRRGGGSAMVVRPER encoded by the coding sequence ATGCGTCGCGCTGTCGTACGGAATCTGACGCTATTGGCGGTCGGAGGGGTATTGGTGTCGGTCGGTGCGGCCGCGCCCCCTTCGCCTACGCGCTCAGCGGAACCGGCTTCGCCCACGCGCTCGGCGGAACCGGCCGCGCCGGAGAAGACGCCGGTCGCCGTCGGCCACGGCGGCGCCGTCGCCAGCGTCGACCCGGACGCCTCGGCCGCCGGCATCGAGGTGCTCAGGAAGGGCGGCAACGCCGTGGACGCGGCCGTCGCCACCGCCGCCGCGCTCGGCGTCACCGAGCCCTACTCGGCGGGCGTCGGCGGCGGCGGATACTTCGTCCACTACGACGCGAAGACCCGCAAGGTCAGCACCATCGACGGCCGCGAGACCGCCCCGCGCACCGCCGACTCCGGCCTCTTCCTGGAGAACGGCAAGCCGATCCCCTTCGACCAGGCCGTCACCAGCGGCCTCGGCGTCGGCACCCCCGGCACGCCCGCCACCTGGCAGTCGGCGCTCGACGCCTGGGGCAGCAGAAGCCTCGGCACCCTCCTGAAACCCGCCGAACGCCTCGCGCGCGACGGGTTCACCGTCGATCCGACGTTCCGTTCGCAGACCGAGGCGAACGAGAAGCGGTTCAGGGACTTCCCCGCCACGGCGAAGCTGTTCCTGCCCGGCGGCAAGCTGCCCGTGGTCGGCTCGACGTTCAAGAACCCCGACCTGGCGCGCACCTACGAGGAACTCGGCAGCAAGGGCGTCGGGGCCCTGTACCGGGGCGATCTCGGCAAGGACTTCGTACGGACGGTGAACAAGCCGCCCGTCGACCCGGCGGCGGACCGCGTGGTGCGGCCCGGCGACCTCTCCCGCAAGGACCTGAGGGCGTACGCGGTCAAGCGCCAGGCCCCGACCAAGACCTCCTACCGCGGACTCGACGTGTACTCCATGGCGCCCTCGTCCTCCGGCGGCACGACCGTCGGCGAAGCGCTCAACATCCTGGAGCGCACCGACCTCTCCAAGGCGTCGAAGGCGGCATACCTGCACCGCTACATCGAGGCCAGCCGCGTCGCGTTCGCCGACCGGGGCCGCTGGGTGGGCGACCCCGCCTTCGAGGACGTACCGACGCAGGAACTCCTCTCGCAGCGGTTCGCCGACTCGCGGGAGTGCCTGATCAAGGACACGGCGGTGCTCAAGAGCCCGCTCGCGCCCGGCGACCCGCGTCACCCGACGCCCTGCGGCAAGGGTGACGCGGCGGCGCCGACGACGTACGAGGGTGAGAACACCACGCACCTCACGGCCGCCGACAAGTGGGGCAACGTCGTGGCGTACACCCTCACCATCGAGTCGACGGGCGGCAGCGGCATCACCGTCCCGGGCCGCGGCTTCCTGCTCAACAACGAACTCACCGACTTCTCGTTCGCGCCCGCCGACCCCGCGGTGCACGACCCGAACCTGCCGGGACCCGGCAAGCGGCCGCGCTCCTCGATCTCACCGACGATCGTGCTGAAGCACGGCAAGCCCGTGGTGGCCCTCGGCTCACCGGGCGGCGCCACCATCGTCACCACCGTCCTGCAGACCCTGACGGGCTTCGTCGACCGGGGCCTTCCGCTGGTCGACGCGATCGCCGCGCCGCGCGCGAGCCAGCGCAACGCCGCACAGACCGAACTCGAACCGGGCCTCTGGAACAGCCCGCTGAAGGGCTCCCTGGAGGCGATCGGTCACTCCTTCAAGCAGAACCCGGAGATCGGCGCGGCCACGGGCGTGCAGCGGCTGCCGGGCGGCAAGTGGCTCGCTGCGGCGGAGAAGGTCCGCCGGGGCGGCGGCTCGGCGATGGTGGTGCGCCCCGAGAGGTGA
- a CDS encoding DUF6278 family protein → MNIPFLDKWRRRHTATDPAKGLAAVFEEDPDGVAALLSECELLRSQASAAGLELDDSPASLAALDQLLPRWRDDPELLPWLGNDAGLYLGTVVVRTVPGATWHVWPGGSPVVRLKTGRDIQVVEAGLDWAVQGAPELSQVYGEASET, encoded by the coding sequence ATGAACATCCCGTTCCTCGACAAGTGGCGCAGGCGGCACACCGCGACGGACCCGGCCAAGGGGCTCGCGGCCGTGTTCGAGGAGGACCCGGACGGCGTGGCCGCCCTGCTGTCCGAGTGTGAGCTGCTGCGGTCCCAGGCCAGTGCCGCGGGGCTCGAACTCGACGACTCCCCGGCGTCGTTGGCCGCCCTCGACCAGCTCCTGCCACGCTGGCGCGACGACCCCGAGCTGCTGCCGTGGCTCGGCAACGACGCGGGCCTCTACCTGGGCACCGTGGTGGTGCGGACGGTGCCGGGCGCGACCTGGCACGTGTGGCCCGGCGGGAGTCCCGTCGTGCGGCTGAAGACCGGGCGGGACATCCAGGTCGTCGAGGCGGGGCTGGACTGGGCGGTGCAGGGCGCCCCCGAGCTGTCGCAGGTCTACGGCGAGGCGTCGGAGACGTAA
- a CDS encoding Ig-like domain-containing protein, translated as MTPQSSTSRRRPLRTRHAAAAGLAVLTAALTACSGGGESSSAEAAEKPQIKVNLSGKQAEAGKPVKVSLADGRLKKVTVADDKGAALPGKVSANGTTWTSERKAAPGTAYKVEATTAEGGSAKSSFETAAPEKVNKVTLAPGKNTTVGIAQPLSITFDNPVRNKAEVEKHLKVTTSNGTEGSWGWIKNYDGKDRVDWRPKEYWKSGTKVKLDARLNGIDSGGDDWFVRDYATNFTVGKSQVVKVNLDSKTATLTRDGKTVKSLPMSAGTPGGDKASWGGTSVLMSKEGTINMRSETVGLGDSYDKMVDYSMRLTWSGMYAHAAPWNASYFGNTNHSSGCVGMSDGNAGWLYGQAQIGDPFEVTGSGSKGVPDPGNGYGEWNLSWSDWQAKSALA; from the coding sequence TTGACCCCCCAGAGCTCCACGAGCCGCCGACGCCCGCTTCGCACCCGTCATGCGGCAGCCGCGGGCCTTGCGGTGCTCACCGCCGCCCTGACCGCCTGCTCGGGCGGCGGCGAGTCGTCCTCCGCCGAGGCCGCCGAGAAGCCGCAGATCAAGGTGAACCTCTCCGGCAAGCAGGCGGAGGCGGGCAAGCCCGTCAAGGTCAGCCTCGCCGACGGCAGGCTGAAGAAGGTCACGGTCGCCGACGACAAGGGCGCCGCACTGCCCGGCAAGGTGTCGGCGAACGGCACCACCTGGACGTCGGAGCGCAAGGCGGCGCCCGGCACCGCGTACAAGGTGGAGGCGACCACCGCCGAGGGCGGCAGCGCGAAGTCGTCGTTCGAGACGGCCGCGCCCGAGAAGGTCAACAAGGTGACCCTCGCCCCGGGCAAGAACACCACCGTCGGCATCGCCCAGCCCCTGTCGATCACCTTCGACAACCCGGTGCGCAACAAGGCCGAGGTCGAGAAGCACCTCAAGGTGACGACCTCGAACGGCACCGAGGGCTCCTGGGGCTGGATCAAGAACTACGACGGCAAGGACCGCGTCGACTGGCGGCCCAAGGAGTACTGGAAGTCCGGCACGAAGGTGAAGCTGGACGCCCGGCTCAACGGCATCGACTCGGGCGGCGACGACTGGTTCGTGCGTGACTACGCGACGAACTTCACCGTCGGCAAGAGCCAGGTCGTCAAGGTGAACCTGGACAGCAAGACGGCGACGCTCACGCGCGACGGCAAGACCGTGAAGTCGCTGCCCATGTCGGCCGGCACCCCCGGCGGCGACAAGGCGTCCTGGGGCGGCACGTCCGTCCTGATGTCGAAGGAGGGCACGATCAACATGCGCTCCGAGACGGTCGGCCTGGGCGACTCCTACGACAAGATGGTCGACTACTCGATGCGCCTGACCTGGTCGGGCATGTACGCGCACGCGGCCCCCTGGAACGCGTCGTACTTCGGCAACACCAACCACAGCTCGGGCTGCGTCGGCATGAGCGACGGCAACGCGGGCTGGCTCTACGGCCAGGCCCAGATAGGCGACCCCTTCGAGGTCACGGGCAGCGGCTCGAAGGGCGTTCCGGACCCAGGCAACGGCTACGGCGAGTGGAACCTCTCCTGGTCCGACTGGCAGGCCAAGAGCGCGCTCGCGTAA
- a CDS encoding glutamate ABC transporter substrate-binding protein translates to MRRHTTRRTARTTRLFAALVLAACAAAACGKEGSPPTKGPAAEELPKYRVATGFQLPESGTWKKAKSRGRFVVGAKEDQPYLGEKDPASGAYSGFDIEIAKMVSASLGLDPQKIEYKTIASANRETALQNGQIDFYVGTYTINDNRKKLVGFGGPYYMAGQGLLVRTDEEDIKGPGDLAGKRVCSAAGSTPYQRIQADYPKATLVAYDTYSICVDNLLTYQVDAVTTDDAILIGYAAKAPDELKVVGKPFSEEPYGIGVPRGDNALRFAVDDALAARGKDGDWKKAYDATLGLSGVPAPKPPAIDRYPAS, encoded by the coding sequence GTGAGACGACACACCACGCGCCGCACCGCGCGTACGACGCGCCTGTTCGCGGCGCTCGTGCTCGCCGCCTGCGCCGCCGCCGCGTGCGGCAAGGAGGGCAGCCCGCCCACCAAGGGCCCCGCGGCCGAGGAACTGCCGAAGTACCGGGTGGCGACCGGCTTCCAACTGCCGGAGTCGGGGACCTGGAAGAAGGCGAAGAGCCGCGGACGCTTCGTGGTCGGCGCCAAGGAGGACCAGCCCTACCTCGGCGAGAAGGACCCGGCGAGCGGCGCCTACTCGGGCTTCGACATCGAGATCGCCAAGATGGTCTCGGCCTCGCTCGGCCTCGATCCCCAGAAGATCGAGTACAAGACCATCGCGTCGGCCAACCGCGAGACCGCCCTGCAGAACGGGCAGATCGATTTCTACGTGGGCACCTACACCATCAACGACAACCGCAAGAAGCTCGTCGGGTTCGGCGGTCCTTACTACATGGCGGGCCAGGGCCTGTTGGTACGCACCGACGAGGAGGACATCAAGGGCCCCGGGGACCTGGCCGGCAAACGCGTCTGCTCCGCCGCCGGATCCACCCCGTACCAGCGGATCCAGGCGGATTACCCGAAGGCCACCCTCGTCGCCTACGACACGTACTCGATCTGCGTCGACAACCTGCTGACCTATCAGGTCGACGCCGTCACCACCGACGACGCGATCCTGATCGGCTACGCGGCCAAGGCGCCCGACGAACTCAAGGTGGTCGGCAAGCCGTTCTCCGAGGAGCCGTACGGCATCGGGGTGCCCCGGGGCGACAACGCCCTCCGGTTCGCCGTCGACGACGCCCTCGCCGCCCGCGGAAAGGACGGCGACTGGAAGAAGGCCTACGACGCCACCCTCGGCCTCTCCGGGGTCCCGGCGCCGAAGCCCCCCGCCATCGACCGCTACCCGGCGAGCTGA
- a CDS encoding nitrilase-related carbon-nitrogen hydrolase: protein MANVVRAALVQATWTGDTESMIAKHEEHAREAARQGAKVIGFQEVFNAPYFCQVQEAEHYRWAEPVPDGPTVTRMRELARETGMVIVVPVFEVEQSGFYFNTAAVVDADGSYLGKYRKHHIPQVKGFWEKYYFKPGNLGWPVFDTAVGKVGVYICYDRHFPEGWRQLGLNGAQIVYNPSATSRGLSAYLWQLEQPAAAVANEYFVAAINRVGQEEYGDNDFYGTSYFVDPRGQFVGETASDKSEELVVRDLDFGLIEEVRQQWAFYRDRRPDAYEGLVQP, encoded by the coding sequence ATGGCCAATGTCGTACGCGCCGCACTGGTCCAGGCGACCTGGACAGGCGACACCGAATCCATGATCGCCAAGCATGAGGAACACGCCCGCGAGGCGGCCCGGCAGGGCGCGAAGGTGATCGGCTTCCAGGAAGTCTTCAACGCCCCCTACTTCTGCCAGGTCCAGGAGGCCGAGCACTACCGCTGGGCCGAGCCCGTCCCGGACGGCCCCACGGTCACCCGCATGCGGGAACTCGCGCGCGAGACCGGCATGGTGATCGTCGTCCCCGTCTTCGAGGTCGAGCAGTCGGGCTTCTACTTCAACACCGCCGCCGTCGTCGACGCAGACGGCAGCTACCTCGGCAAGTACCGCAAACACCACATCCCCCAGGTCAAGGGGTTCTGGGAGAAGTACTACTTCAAGCCGGGCAACCTGGGCTGGCCCGTCTTCGACACCGCGGTCGGCAAGGTCGGCGTCTACATCTGCTACGACCGCCACTTCCCCGAAGGATGGCGCCAGTTGGGTCTGAACGGCGCCCAGATCGTCTACAACCCCTCCGCCACGTCCCGCGGCCTCTCCGCATACCTCTGGCAGCTCGAACAGCCCGCGGCCGCCGTCGCCAACGAGTACTTCGTCGCCGCGATCAACCGCGTCGGCCAGGAGGAGTACGGCGACAACGACTTCTACGGAACGTCGTACTTCGTCGACCCGCGCGGCCAGTTCGTCGGCGAGACCGCGAGCGACAAATCCGAGGAACTCGTCGTCAGGGACCTCGACTTCGGCCTCATCGAGGAAGTACGCCAGCAGTGGGCGTTCTACCGCGACCGCCGTCCCGACGCCTACGAAGGGCTGGTGCAGCCGTGA
- a CDS encoding amino acid ABC transporter permease has translation MKALSHDSTALYDIPGPKTVRRHKLYGVISTLLVLALVGWILYLLFDTDQFTATKWTPFEYKGIQELLLRGLGNTLKAFAISAVLALALGGLLAMGRLSDHRPVRWLATLVVEFFRAMPVLVMIFFVFVALKVQPLPALVAGLTLYNGSVLAEVFRSGVNSVERGQREAAYALGMRKTQVMGHVLVPQAVRAMLPAIISQLVVALKDTSLGYLITYEEFLHAGKLIASNLDYDLPFIPVVMVISPIYIGMCMLLSWFAQWVSKRQRRNPKTEAADVAPAEPGTLLPGTQ, from the coding sequence ATGAAAGCCCTCTCCCACGATTCGACCGCCCTCTACGACATCCCCGGCCCGAAGACCGTGCGCCGGCACAAGCTGTACGGCGTCATCTCCACCCTGCTCGTGCTGGCCCTCGTCGGGTGGATCCTGTATCTGCTGTTCGACACCGACCAGTTCACGGCCACGAAGTGGACGCCCTTCGAGTACAAGGGCATCCAGGAACTGCTCCTGCGCGGCCTCGGCAACACGCTCAAGGCCTTCGCCATCTCCGCGGTCCTCGCGCTCGCGCTCGGCGGGCTGCTGGCGATGGGACGGCTCTCCGACCATCGCCCCGTGCGCTGGCTCGCCACGCTCGTCGTGGAGTTCTTCCGCGCCATGCCCGTGCTCGTGATGATCTTCTTCGTCTTCGTGGCGCTGAAGGTGCAGCCGCTGCCCGCGCTGGTCGCCGGACTCACGCTCTACAACGGTTCCGTACTCGCCGAGGTCTTCCGATCCGGCGTCAACTCCGTCGAGAGGGGGCAGCGGGAGGCGGCCTACGCGCTCGGAATGCGCAAGACACAGGTCATGGGACACGTCCTCGTACCGCAGGCCGTGCGGGCCATGTTGCCCGCCATCATCAGCCAGTTGGTGGTGGCCCTGAAGGACACCTCGCTCGGATATCTGATCACCTACGAGGAGTTCCTCCATGCCGGGAAGCTCATCGCGTCGAACCTCGACTACGATTTGCCCTTCATCCCCGTTGTCATGGTGATCTCACCGATCTACATCGGGATGTGCATGTTGCTGTCGTGGTTCGCCCAGTGGGTGTCGAAGCGGCAGCGGCGGAATCCCAAGACCGAGGCCGCTGACGTGGCCCCGGCCGAACCAGGGACGCTGCTGCCGGGTACGCAGTAG
- a CDS encoding helix-turn-helix domain-containing protein: MVRTPLTPEERERGERLGVLLREARAERSMVSVAAEAGLSAETLRKIETGRAPTPALFTVAALASVLGLSLDELVRRCELVVA, encoded by the coding sequence ATGGTTCGGACTCCTTTGACCCCGGAAGAGCGCGAGCGCGGCGAGCGCCTCGGGGTGCTTCTTCGTGAGGCCCGCGCGGAGCGGAGCATGGTTTCGGTCGCCGCGGAGGCGGGGCTCTCGGCGGAGACGCTGCGGAAGATCGAGACGGGGCGCGCACCCACGCCCGCACTGTTCACCGTGGCGGCGCTGGCGTCGGTGCTCGGGCTCTCGCTGGACGAGCTGGTGCGGCGGTGCGAGCTGGTGGTGGCGTGA
- a CDS encoding amino acid ABC transporter permease: protein MDVLTDNFSTFGKGFLGTVELTVYASLLALALGFVMASFRVAPVGSFRAFGTVWVTVLRNTPLTLLFFAVLLGLPRFGLVLPFKVFAVLALGCYTSAFICEALRSGINTVPKGQGEAARSLGMSFGQTLSTVVLPQAFRSVIAPVGSNLIALAKNSAIAGAFSVTELLGSYKTLSELGYNIIWTFVWIAVGYLIITLAISAIFNVLEKRWGVAR from the coding sequence GTGGACGTACTGACAGACAACTTCTCCACGTTCGGCAAGGGTTTCCTCGGCACCGTCGAACTGACCGTCTACGCCTCGCTCCTGGCCCTCGCCCTCGGCTTCGTCATGGCGTCGTTCCGCGTGGCGCCCGTCGGGTCGTTCCGGGCGTTCGGCACGGTGTGGGTGACGGTCCTGCGCAACACCCCGCTCACGCTGCTCTTCTTCGCGGTGCTGCTCGGGCTGCCGCGCTTCGGGCTCGTGCTGCCCTTCAAGGTGTTCGCCGTGCTCGCCCTCGGCTGCTACACCTCCGCCTTCATCTGCGAGGCGCTCAGGTCGGGCATCAACACCGTGCCCAAGGGGCAGGGCGAGGCGGCCAGAAGCCTCGGCATGAGCTTCGGCCAGACCCTGTCGACGGTCGTGCTGCCGCAGGCGTTCCGGTCCGTCATCGCGCCGGTCGGCTCCAACCTCATCGCGCTCGCCAAGAACTCGGCGATCGCGGGCGCGTTCAGCGTCACCGAGCTGCTCGGCTCGTACAAGACGCTCAGCGAGCTCGGCTACAACATCATCTGGACCTTCGTCTGGATCGCCGTCGGCTACCTCATCATCACCCTCGCCATCAGCGCGATCTTCAATGTCCTCGAAAAGCGCTGGGGAGTCGCCCGATGA